A stretch of DNA from Methanomassiliicoccales archaeon:
TTGATATTGAGATACATAAAGCAGTATCCGTTCCGAGACTGTTAATGCGGTCGTCATGTTTTTCGCAAGTCGCTGACGGATTTAAAAAACTAAGATTCTGATTATTACAATTGAATTACCACTAATTCGACAAAGGTAATTAAAAATTGAAGTGAAAAAAATTGTCAGGTAATATGATTCAAGCTTAAGTCATTGGCCGTTCTTCTTTTTCTCATTTGAGTAATAGGCCATCAGCCCTAAGGTAAATAACACCAAACCAGCTATGACGGCTGGGAAATACAGGGGAAATGGTCCCCTGCTCTCTGGTGCAAAGGGGAAGATAGAATCGTGCTGTATGACCTTTTGCCCCTCACCTGCATCAATACCAGCAATGGTGTTATCGATCACATAATAATATATACCATCATCTGGAGCCGTGAAAACAGTCTTAGAGGAGACTACACCTAAATCCTTGAATAACGCTGCACCTTTCCATCCCATACTTTCTTTTCCGACTTCGATATAGCTAAAATACTGTTCTTGATTGAATATGAAGACATCCATCATATCGCCGTAGGAGATGAATGAAATCTTCTCTCCCTTCTTCATTTCACCTGCCCGCACCACATATTCTTGCTCATCAATCTGGTAAGTGAATTTCTGGTGCCCCTCTCCAAAATCGCAGGCTTCAGCCTCAGCCATGGAGAAGATCGTAAAAGAGAGCATCAGAACCACGACAATCGACACCACTCCGATTTTCATAATTAAGCCTCCTCACCATTAAGGCTGGAATTGACCATTAAAATTTCGCTGGAAGCAGGCCTTTGGAAGGAGGGATTATATCCGTGATAAAGATTGAACAGCATATGCGCTTGTTATTGTCCTCTTCCACCGATGTAGCTAGTTTAGGCATACGCGACGCTCTTCTTGCGCGCTCAGGTTGGCAAACAATCGCTCAGTTCCATGGCTCGCCGGTTTTCCGTAGGGGGGAGGATATTCTAGCCACATCCAGCTCTAATCATCTTTTCCATGATGAAATAGATAAAGAATTCGAGATGAACATAAACCAGAATATTGACGAATTGGTCTTTCTCTCTCGTCACAAAGCGGTCTCTGAAATACCCACACTAACGGTGCACGCCATCGGCAATTTCGGTAATGCAGATTACGGTGGTCGAGAGGGAGTTCTTGTTGAATCCATGCCTGATGCCATGACCTCAGCCTTAAGGCAACTTGTCTCTTCAGCCAAAGGGCTTGAATTCCAGGTATCTTTCGAAGTAACTCATCACGGCCCATACATCAGCAAACCTGCCATGTTCATAGAGATCGGGTCTTCTGAAAGGCAATGGAGTAATAAGGAGGCGGCAGAGGCCATCGCCCGTACTCTGCTCGAGACTAGGACGCTAAGTTCGCCAAAGGTGATCGGGATTGGTGGAGGCCATTACGCACCACGCTTTACCGAGCTGGCCTTAGCGAAGAAAGTCTCGTTTGGCCATATGATCCCTAATCATTTCGTGGATATATGCGATGATAATTCCTTGAGGAGAGCCATAGAGTTGGCTTTAGAGAGGACGGAAAGGGCAAACCTCGTCTATATCCACAAAAAATCTATGTCGCGCGCTCGTGCCACTCACATTAAAAGAATGGTGAAGGAAATGGGAGTTGAAGTAGTGGACTCTTCATATTTCGATGAATTATGAATCTATCAGTTCCTGCCCACAGATGGGGCATATGCGCCATTGTGGCTGTACTGGAGAATAGCAGTTGGGGCATTCTAATCCTGTGTTAGGCAGAGTTACGTTCGAGCTCTTTTCCCAAGAAACGGCTTTCTCCTTAGTCTCTCGCGATTCAGATTTAACGGTTTTCATTGTAGGCTGCAAAACTCCACGAAGATAAGAGCTGCCTCCAGTCGCTACGAATTTGCCCCTTCGCGCTAAAGCCTCCAAATAATCAATGGTCAATATGGTTCCACCAGCTAAGGATAAAACACCACCAAAAACCGACATGAATAAAGCGGGACCGAACGCGGTGGCTATGCCCCGCTCCATATCTTGATTAACCTCCCAGACCACCAAGACGATAGCCACCACGCCAAAAGATGCTGAGATTAGGGATCCTAAAGCCGACGGCCCTTTAAATCTCCTCCAACCCTTTTCTGCAAGGATGTCTAGGCATGACAATATGGCACAAAGCGCTCCGCTCATAGGTATCAAAAAGGCCAACGAGGTAAAGCCGCCTTTAGCGATCATATCCCATAAGGAGAGTTGTTGGGATGGTAAAATGGACCAACTTAGCACCAGCGAGGAGGACATTATGGCACCGCCTATCACGCAGAAGGTAATGCCTAGGACCACTGACAGATGGGTTATTGGCCTCACCAATGGGCCTTTCATCTTACTGGAAGATATCTTAATCATGGTATTTTTCTCAGCTTCGCTTATATCTTCCTCTATACTCAATCGCCCACCACCGTTCCCTTTATCTTCTCGCCCCTGATGGCTGCCTTAAGTTCTTCCAAGTCCCTGCCGTTGACTATGTAAATGGGGATGCGGGAGCGCAAGGCTGACTCTGCGCCTTTGCGGTCGAAAATGTCCGATGGACCGGCCGAATGAGAACCTTTATCGACCAGCTCATAGAGCTGCTGATGCGTCAGGCGTTCGAATCTCACCGCCTCTTTGTTGCTCTTCGGATCCGAAGAGTAGGCAGCGTCGACAGAGGTGGCGTTGACGATCCTTTTGGCTTTTAGCCCCTCTGCCACGAGAGCTGATACCGCGTCCGTTGTATGGCCAGGCACAGTTCCGCCCATCACTAATATATTCCCTTTGCGAGCCTCGCGCACTGCCTCTTCAACCGAGCGGGGAATGGAACCGAACGCATCTTGGCCCAGCGCTAACTGTAACAGTTTAGCGTTCATACGGGTAACCTCGATTCCTAGTTCATCCTGCTGCTCACGCGAGGCTCCCAGCTCTCTCGCAGTGGATATGTAGTATCGCGCCACCTTACCACCGCCGCATACCAAGACCAGGCGGTATTCCTTGGACAATGAACGCATGAGTTGGGCAATTTCTAAAATGCGCTTTCCATCATTCTCGCCAGGTACTAGAATCGACCCTCCCAGAGAAACAACCACGTAGTCCATGCCAACCCCAACAGCTTTATAAAGGCAATCCTTCTTGGGTGATAAAAAACCTAGCGTGGCTGATAATTTCATGGCACAAGTTGGCGAAACCCTCACCGACCGACAAAAATACGATTTTAAGCGTGCTTTGGAGGAGGTGCGCAATCTCAAAGGTCGCGGTACAGAGCTGATCTCTGTTTACATCCCTCCAGGTAAGCAAATCTCTGATGTGGCCAACTATCTAAGGGCGGAATACTCGCAATCCTCCAACATAAAGTCCTCGAGCACGAGGAAAAACGTACAAGGTGCCATTCAATCTATATTGGCTAGGTTGAAGTATTTTAAGGAACCACCGGCTAATGGTCTCGTCTTCTTCGTTGGGGAGACAGCCTGGGTGGGAGACCAGACGAAGATGGTGCAGTATGTCCTAGAGCCTCCAGAACCGATTACTTCGTTCCTTTATCGCTGCGACTCCGAGTTCTATCTCGAGCCCCTGTTAGAAATGCTGGTGGAAAAAAAATCTTATGGTCTCATAGTGGTGGACCGATCCGAGGCCACTATTGGCCTGCTAAATGGGAAAAGGATCACCGTTATTCGCAACATCCAATCACAGGTACCTTCTAAGCATAGGATGGGTGGGCAATCGGCCCTCCGATTCGAAAGATTAATCGAGATTGCAGCCAATGAATTCTTCAAGAAGATAGCTGATGCAGCTGCTGAGGCGTTCCTTGGTCGATTAGATGAATTGGTCGGCATACTGGTTGGAGGACCAGGAGCCACGAAGAACTACTTCGTGGAGCAGGGATATTTGCATCATGAGCTGCAGAAGAGGGTTTTAGACACATTCGACACTGGTTATACCGATGAATATGGTCTCAAGGAATTGGTGGAGAGGGCTAAGGAAAAGCTAACCGATTTGGATCTCATGAGGGAGAAGAAACTCATCTCGAAGCTTTTAGAGGAGATTCGAAAATCTGACGGCGGTTTGGCCACCTACGGAGAGGATCAGGTAAGGGAAGCGGTGATGATGGGAGCTGTTTCCACTGTACTCATCTCTGAAGCTCTTAGGAAGAAGCGCTATACGCTGGAGTGTCCCAGCTGCGGTTGGAAGGACAAAGTTACGTCGGAAAAGCCCCCTCAAGATCAACGCTGTCCCAGCTGCGGTGCAGTGGTCATATTTGATGAAGGGATAGACCTGGTCGATGATTTCTTCGATATAGCGGAGAAGATGGGGTCCAAAGTGGAATTGATTTCCGAAGATTCTGAAGAGGGAGAAATGCTACTAAAAGCGTTTGGCGGCATCGCTGCTCTCTTGAGGTATCGCCCAGGAGGATGATCGATGGACCCCTTGCAGCCTTTTCGAGAAGAGGTTGACAGATGCCTTAAGCAAGCCCTTCGCCGCGTAGGCGCGCCTCTCGATTTACCTGTTGAAACTCCTGATACCAGTATAGCCGATTTCGCCTTCCCTTGTTTCACTCTAGCCAAAACTCTCAAGAAAGCACCCGTTGTCATAGCTGAAGAGCTATCCTTGAATCTTCCAAAATCAGCTCTAATAGAAAAAGCATGGGCCGAGAAAGGGTATCTCAACTTTAGGCTAGAAAGTCTGGCTCTGGCCCGCATCACCCTTGAGACCATTTTGCGGGAGAAGGAAGCATATGGTCGGGGAGAGCCCAAGCACATAAAAGTTCTTCTGGAGCATACCTCCGTCAACCCCACAGGCCCGATTCATGTAGGAAGGGCAAGAAATCCTTTCATTGGAGATACTTTAGCCCGATGCTTGAGAAAAACAGGTTATGAAGTCACCACGGAATACCTTGTGAATGACGTAGGGAAGCAGGTAGTGCTGCTCTGCTGGGGTGTGCGGAACGCGGTCTCCGATCAGGAGAAGCCGGAGCGCGATAAGGACGATCATATACTCGTCGGCTATTATCGCCAGGCTAACAAACTCATGGAGACGGACCCGAGGGTCCAAGAGGAGATCGCAGCCATGACCAGGGCTTTCGAGGCGGGCGACCCAGCGACGATCTCGATGGTCCGGGAGACGGCTGAAAGGATGCTCTCCGGCATTAAGCAAAGCTTAGCGCTCGTGGGCGTTCACATAGATAACTATACTTGGGAATCGCAGTTCATAATCAACGGTGAGGCCAGGAGAGTGGTGGAGAGGCTCAAAGCCACTCCCTACTGCCACGAGGAAGGCGGAGCTCTATACTTAGATCTGAGCGAATTTGGCATCCATGGTAAGAGCACCAAGTTCTTCTTCACCCGTTCAGACGGAACCACACTCTATACCACCAGGGACATGGCATATCACCTAGACAAATTCAAGCGCGCTGATGTGGTAATCAATGTGCTAGGAGAGGACCAGAAACTGGGGCAACAGCAACTGGCCGCGGCATTGAAGATATTAGGAGAGAAGAGAGTGCCAGAATGCCTATTCTATGCCTTTGTCTCCTTGCCTGAGGGAAGAATGTCGACCAGGAAAGGCTTGGTGGTATATCTGGACGATCTGATAGATGAGGCCGAGGAGCGCGCATATGAAGAGGTGAGGAAGCGTAGGACGGATCTCAGTGAGCAGAGGATGAGAGAGATCGCCAGATGGATTGGAAGAGGGGCACTGCGCTTCAATATGGTGCGTGTTCAGCCAGAGAAGCAAATTGTTTTCAAGTGGGAAGAGGCTTTGAACTTCGAAGGCAATTCTGCGCCCTTCGTTCAATATGCGCATGCTCGCTGTTGTTCTATAATGAAAAAAGCCGAGGATTACCAACCTGTCCTTGAACCATCTCGTCTGACACAGCCCTACGAAATAAAGCTTATTCGCATCCTCGCACAATACCCCTCGGTCGTGAGGGACTGTGCGTTAAAGAGGAGGGTACACTTGCTACCAGCATATGCGCAGGAAGTGGCCGCCGCTTTTAACCAGTTCTATGCATACGTGCCCGTGCTGCGCTCTGGGGAAAATCAAGCTGCCAGGCTTACCCTGGTCGAGGCCACGATGTGGGTACTCCGCAGCGCTTTGGACACGTTAGGGATCGCGGCCCCGGAGGAGATGTAAATGGCACAGATCGTCAAGCTCAAGAAAGAGGACAAAGGGCGCGTGAGAGCGCTCGAGCTCTTCATCATAAAGGAATACATGGAATCGATCCTGAAGCGCAAGTGGGAAGAGCTAAGTCCGGAATTCGTGGAACAGCTGGGAGCGACTAACGACCAAGCCTTCAAGCTGTACCTGGAGTCCGGCCTCAGTTACGTGGCCAAAGAGGACGATCAGATAGTTGGCTTCATCTTCGCCCAAAAGGTGCAGCATATGTCAAACATTCCCCTATCTGTTTGGATTGAGAGCATCGGGGTCCATCCCTCCCATAGGCGCCAGGGCATAGGTTATCAATTGCTTAGGAAAGTATCCTTGGAGGCCAAGAAGCAGGGCGCCAAGGCTGTGCAGAGCGCTATAATGCCTGAGAATGCCGTTTCCTTGATGCTGCACAAGAAGCTGGGCTTCTTCTTGGATGCGCGTAGGATAGCATTCTTGGACCTTGACACCTTCAAATGACATCGTTGCAAGATGGAGAGAGAGGGGGAGCAAGAGTATAATCTCTGTTGTTATATTTGGAGCTCACCAGCTCTTTTATCATACGTTCCTCGAAATGAGTCAGGACTCCCCTTAGGATGTTCACCTTGAACACCTCTGAGAATCCCTGAATCAAGGCTGTCTTTACCTTATCCAGTGGTGGAATCTCTCCTAGCTCTCTCTCCAACGTGGTAATGGAATCCTTGGAGCGACCTTTCTTGCGCATCCGAAGCACCTTGAACATCACATCCAAATCTGTTGATACCAATAAAGTCCCATGCTGAAGGACCACCCCAGCCCTGCGCAATTGAGCGCTTCCAGATATTTTACGCTTGTTGACAAGGATGTCGTTGATAGGTTTGAACTCAGCCTTTACGCCTAATCTCTCCAACCCTCTTATCACTCCACTACAGACTAAAGCGAACGTCTCGTTAGGAGAATGTGGCACCGACTCCTCATCAAGCACCACCGCATATATTATTTGACCTTGATCGGTGTAAATTGCGCTCCCACCAGAGGCGCGGCGTACCACCTGAACGTCATGCTGTCGCACGGCCTCCATGTCCAGGACCTCTTCAGCTCGCTCGAAATATCCTAGCGAGACGGTAGGGCGATCGCGACGGTATAGATGCAGAGTATTGGGTACCAACCTACGCTGACGCGCCATGAGCATGGCCTCATCGCAGGCCACGGAGCGCCACGGATCGCAGAGATCGGAATCTACCAACCTCCAGATCATACGATGAGGCACGGCGTCAGGCAATTAATATCTTTTTGCCGCTTTCGCTCTGCCTACCTACGATTCGACCACTATACCACGTTTGCTGAGGGCCTCCTTCACCTTGGTAGGAACCTTGAGCTTTTCGCCCTTTCCCCCTGCCTTTTGTGTGGTTTTGAAAGCATTCTTCTGCTTGCCCTCTTTTGCTTGGGCTGAAAGGCCTGGACTTTCGGTCTCTTCCAATCCTATGTTGAAGCGAGAAGACATCTCTTTCAGTTTTGAGGCGAGCTCGGCTAGAGTCTGAGCCCGGGCCGTGAGATCCTCCATACTGGCTGTCAACTGCTCCGTGGAGGAGGCGCTTTCCTCTGAGGCGGAGGCTGTCTCCTCAGCTATAGAGGCTATCCCATCCACAGCTTTGGCTGCGCGCTGCGTGCCCTCCTTTTGCTGCATCATCATGCTCATGAGCCCAGACAGCAATTCATCTACTTTGGAAGCCAGTACCGCGATTTCCTCAAAGGCCTTTCCTGTAGCATCCACCATCTGAAGCCCTTCAGAGGTCTCTCGGGTTCCTCTCTTCATGCTCTCCACTGCCTTAGCAGTCTCGGCCTGCACTTCCTTGATCATCTTGGCGATGCGCTCGGCGGCCTCGCGCGAATCCTCTGCTAGATTCTTCACTTCCTCGGCCACCACGGCGAACCCTCGTCCCTGCTCTCCGGCTCTGGCCGCTTCGATGGCCGCGTTCAGAGCCAACATGTTGGTCTGGTCAGAGATATTGGTGATTACATCCACTATCTCGCCGATCTCCTCAGATCTCCTCCCCAGACCCTCTATGACCGAAGCAGACTCTTGCACCACTTTCTCCACTTCGCGCATTTTCTTGACAGTAGTCTCTACCGTCGCCCTCCCCCTTCGTGCCGAATCTGAGGATCGCTTGGCGCTCTCAGAAGCAGAGGAAGCGTTGCTCACGACTTTCTCGGAGGCGGTGGATATCTCGGCCATGACCTTAGCGGTCTCATCTACCGCCGCGGCCTGGCTCTGCGCCCCCTTGGATATCTGCTGAATGGCACTAGATACCTGCTCAGTAGAGGCATTCATCTCTTCAGCCGAAGAGGCGAGGTCCTGCGCTGTAGATTGCACTAGGTCCACCGAGCGATTGACCTCCTTTAACAGCTCGGTCAAGGACTCGCCTATCATGTCCAAGGATTGGGAGAAGCGCAGGAGATCTCCTTTCGTCTCGATAGAAACGCGAGCGGTCATGTCTCCCTCTGCATACGCTTGAGCGACACGCATGGCTTCCTCTATAGGCTTGATGACCGCATCTAGAGTATCATTCACACCCTGCACGATGGCGCGATATTCACCCTCATGTCTGTTGGCGTCTGCTCTGGTCGATAGGGCGCCTTCTTTGGCAGCGTCGGTGAGCATGCGCATGTCTTTTGTTAGTCTTACCAGAGCTTCCTTGACCTGGGAAATTGAGGAATTGATCCTCTGGAAGTTCTCCTTCGTTTCTTTGGTATATTCATCAGCCTCCTCCACCTTCACATCTAGGTCCAAGACGCCTTGGGCCAGAAGATTCAGGTTGTGCGCCACCCTCTCCACCTCCTTCTTCTGGTACAGGGCGACGCGCTGCTGTGCTGTCACATCTTGAAGAACCTCTATATGGCCAATAGGCTCACCCTTGGCGTTCTTTATATACGCGACATCTATCTGAGTGTGCTTCCCACCTCTATTGGTATATGTACGCGGGATGCCAGCCTCTCTCATCTTTACTATTCCGCACTCCTTGGTGCCGCATATCGGCCCCCTCCACTCAGAGCAATGCTTTCCCACCATATCAGCTCTGGAGCGTTTGAGGACCTTTTCCGAAGCATTGTTTATGAATGTCGTGTTCATGTTCAGGTCCGTGACTGAGATAGGGAATGGGATGGCATCCAAGATCTGCTCGTACCAGAAAATTTTATCCACTACCGCATCCATGGTCTTGTTAAAAGCCTGGACTATCGAGGCATAATTGCCGCTGAATTTAGATTCGTCAGCCCGAGCCGAGAAATTTCCCTTATTGCTCTCCTCCGTCAGCCTACTTATCTCCTTAGCTATCTCTACCTCTTTGGAAATATCCATAATATGCTCGACATAGCCTATTATCTCGCCATTTGGGTCTTTTATAACCGCTCCTGTAGCCCTAACAGGGACTTCTCCCCAAGTAAGCTTGGCGATAGAATCTCCCGTGAATTCCTTACCTTCTCTCATACATCTCTTGGCTAAGCATTTTTCAGTATCGCATGCTGGTGTACGAATGAGGTCGGCGCATCTCTTACCGAGCACATCCTCTTTCCTAGCTTTCAAAAGTTTCAAGCAGCTTGCGTTCAAATAACTGATATGGAGCTCCTTGTCCATGACCATAACAGGGGCAGGAAGAGCCTCTAGTGCTTTACAGAATTCCTCGCTGACGGCAATCTTACTTTCCAAGGTTCTCACCTTCTATCTCTGGGCTGATTCCAAGGCATGTCGCATATTGATGTTAACTGAGTTAAGGACTTGGCAATTTAGCTAATAAATATGAATGCCTCGATTATCATGATTGATATCAAATTCCTTCAGGCCAGTAACATAAGATTCTATCGAATTTGATACTGAAAATCCATAAATGTACTAGAAAAGCGAAATAAATGGTGAAAATGGAAAAATGGTTTGAAAGGTTTTGGCAGCACGGCTCACTTCTTTCCTTTCTTCTCCTCATTAGTGGCCGGCTGCTTTTTGGTCTCCTCCTTCTGCTTCTCCTTCTTTCCACCTAGCTTGGGCAAGCGTTTTCGGTAGAAATAGAGCAGGATGACCACCACTATAGCTGCGAATATACCGCCGTACAAGGCTATGGCCTTCCAGGCGGCTTCGTTGACCGTGATCGCAGCAGTGTATGAGTTGTCCGTGGTGACAATTTCGTTGTCCACGGAAGCAGTCGCCACTATGGTGAAGTTACCTTTTGCCGAGGGCGTCCAGCTGAAGTAGATGAGACCGAATTTGCCTGGCATGAGGGTACTGTTAGTTACGTCATTCACCCTCATGTTAGATGACTCTCCGATCTTGCTCTTCGATCCACTGGAGGAGAGGATGAAGAACTCCACCTTTGGTGCCAACGCATTAGAGCTCCCGACGTTGGTCAAATTCACCTTTATCGTACCCGCGGAACCTTCGGTCATGGGGTTAGGATCGAAAATCATGGAAACGATCCTTAGATCGGGTCGGGGAGAAGAGGTGATGACGATGGACTTCGTGAGGTTGGCTTTGTTGCCTGCTTGGTCTGTGACCTCCAATTTCACGGTGAAGGTCTTGATCGCTGAGAACGCATGTCTGACCCATGGTCCAGTCGCCACATTCGAGTCCCCGAAGGTCCAAGAGAAGCTCAATTTGTCAAAAGAGTCGTTGGCATCATAAGTAGCGTTGCCATTGAAGACCAACGTCTGATTCTCTTGAGCTGTGGTCACACTATTTCCATTAAGCTCGATTGTGAATGAGACCACGGGCGGCACTGTATCCTTCACCAGGACGATGATGCTCTTAGTTGAGACCCTACCGGCCACATCCGTGACATTCAGCACCATAGTGAATGTGCCGGCTCGAGCATAGGTCTTGGTCACGTTCTGATTCTCTCCCATGCCCACCACGGTCTTGTTGCCGTCTCCCCATATGTACTCCCATCTCTTTATGATGCCAACATCGTTAGAAGCTGTAGACGCGATGTGGTCATAAGAAGTGGCTCCATTGAAAATTAAGGCCTCATTCTGCTTAACAATCAGATTCGGGGCTTGCAAGCTAAGGGTGTGATCCTTTACCTTGAAGTCGGGCGTAGGATTGATACCATCGCTCTTAACATAGAAGCTCTTGACGGCGGTCAACCCAGCGACATCAGTGACTGTCAAAGTCACCGTGAGGTTGAAGTGCGCAGCCCCATAAGTATAAGTTGTCCAATAGGAGGAAATGGGGCCTTGCACTACACCGTTTCCGAAGTTCCATGTGAATTTCAAGGGATTCCCGTTGGGGTCCGAGGAACCATTGGCCGTGAACACGATCGGCTTTTGTGAATTAACTATATAATATAACACGCTCGTCCCAGAAGTCACGGCATAGGCCCAATCTGAGGAAACGTCTATTCCAGCAGTGGCAATGGGGGCCACAGAGCGTTGTATGGTCATGGTGACTACCTCATGGGTGCCGGTGGTCCGTACAGTGGGGTCGATTGTTACCGAAAGATAGCCAGTTACTACTGCACTACCTGTAGAGGTGGTGTTTGCAGTCATCTCGTTTCCTCTGGGCCAAGTAAGGTAGACAATGTTGTTGAGAGAATTGGTGTCGTACCTAGCGTAAGCTGTAACAGTGTACGTCGAACCGCCATTGAGGATATTGGCCTGACTTCTATAGGAGCTCACAAAAGCAGCCGAATATTGGGCTGTAGACGTAACGGATGACCCTGATATTCCTGTGAAGGCCGCTGAAACGAAATCTGTCTGTACAGTGTACTTTGTACCATTAACTCTAACCATGAAATCCGAGGTCACGTTTAGTGGGCCAAACGACCGAACTCTGTTAATGAAAGCGTTATACTCTGTTGCGCTCACAACACCATTACCGTCCCCAAATGCGAAATCAATCTGCATACGCAAGTTCGGAAGGTAACTATATGGGATGTTAGGCCAAGAGGCATCGAAGTCCATGGTGAGATTGCGATAAAGATTGAAATTATTCCAATCATTGGAAGCAAATACGATTCCATTCGAATCTACTTGTGCTCCTTGGGAGACTAGGTTAATTGTGACTGTTTGAGAAGTGATCAGGGTAATGGACTGCATGCTCGCTTGCGCATCCGTTGCATCAACCATCAGATAAAATGGGTTGGAATCAGCGAAGCCATCTATGACAAAATAGTTGGATGTCACTCGACCTGTGATTATCCTCTTTTCCACCGGCAAAGATGGGTTGGAGGAAACTAAGACTGCAGTCACCCCAGAGGCAGGTACATTATTCTTATAGACATAACCCGTCACAGTTACCGATGGGTTTAGAACCACGTTCACATTAACAGTAACGCCACTTGAAACTGTGACGTCTCGCACATCAGTCTCGAATCCATTGGCGCTAGTCACAAGACGATACGTGCTTGTGTGAACTATTTGCGAGGTAGAGCCACTAAAACTATAGATCTTTTCCATTTTGGTCGGGGAATTTAAGTCGATGGTCTTTAGGGTAACGCCGCTCACTGGGCTACCTCCTGACGTCACAGTTACTGTCAAGGTTCCCACGGTTGTGGGTAGCTTGTTTATCTGGATGAGACCAAGTTGTACGGCGTTTATACCATCATATTTTACCACCGTCGAGTACTCTAGATCATAGTACCCGCTCTTGGAGATCCTCAGGATGTAGTAGCCGGGTGGTGGGGAGAATGTGGCCAGACCGCCGGCGTCACTAGAAGTGGAATACATCTTTGAAGTGTGGGTCTCCGTGAGCGTGGCGGTAGCACCTGCGACAGGGGCGTTCGTGTTATCGACCACGTTCAATGAGATGGGGGCAGTACTTGAAGCCTCGACCGTTGCGCTCGGGAAAATCATTATTCCTGACAGCAACAGAAGTGCTACCAACATGCCCGTTGCCAATTGTTTACCTTTCGTATATTGCATCAATACCCTCCCTCATTGCTGCTAAATGCTTGAGGTCCCCAGTTATAGGATTGGAAAAGCCGAATCACTTGGACCTTAATAAAGATTGTTGTGACCCAGTAATATACTGGCTATACCTTTGAGAAAGGTATGGAGAAACCTACTTTTGCCTTACCTTCAAGAACTATTACAAATCACGGAAACTTCATTTTTAAGTTACAATTTCCTCCAATCTTTCCTCCTCGATACCTCTTCGAATCTCCATTGCAAGTCTGCGACCAGTGCTCATTGGCCTTCTCCATAAGGCATTTCCATAAGCATGGCCCATGCTCATGTGAACATTCGTACCGCC
This window harbors:
- the argS gene encoding arginine--tRNA ligase; translation: MDPLQPFREEVDRCLKQALRRVGAPLDLPVETPDTSIADFAFPCFTLAKTLKKAPVVIAEELSLNLPKSALIEKAWAEKGYLNFRLESLALARITLETILREKEAYGRGEPKHIKVLLEHTSVNPTGPIHVGRARNPFIGDTLARCLRKTGYEVTTEYLVNDVGKQVVLLCWGVRNAVSDQEKPERDKDDHILVGYYRQANKLMETDPRVQEEIAAMTRAFEAGDPATISMVRETAERMLSGIKQSLALVGVHIDNYTWESQFIINGEARRVVERLKATPYCHEEGGALYLDLSEFGIHGKSTKFFFTRSDGTTLYTTRDMAYHLDKFKRADVVINVLGEDQKLGQQQLAAALKILGEKRVPECLFYAFVSLPEGRMSTRKGLVVYLDDLIDEAEERAYEEVRKRRTDLSEQRMREIARWIGRGALRFNMVRVQPEKQIVFKWEEALNFEGNSAPFVQYAHARCCSIMKKAEDYQPVLEPSRLTQPYEIKLIRILAQYPSVVRDCALKRRVHLLPAYAQEVAAAFNQFYAYVPVLRSGENQAARLTLVEATMWVLRSALDTLGIAAPEEM
- a CDS encoding zinc ribbon domain-containing protein, whose product is MSIEEDISEAEKNTMIKISSSKMKGPLVRPITHLSVVLGITFCVIGGAIMSSSLVLSWSILPSQQLSLWDMIAKGGFTSLAFLIPMSGALCAILSCLDILAEKGWRRFKGPSALGSLISASFGVVAIVLVVWEVNQDMERGIATAFGPALFMSVFGGVLSLAGGTILTIDYLEALARRGKFVATGGSSYLRGVLQPTMKTVKSESRETKEKAVSWEKSSNVTLPNTGLECPNCYSPVQPQWRICPICGQELIDS
- the pyrH gene encoding UMP kinase; protein product: MDYVVVSLGGSILVPGENDGKRILEIAQLMRSLSKEYRLVLVCGGGKVARYYISTARELGASREQQDELGIEVTRMNAKLLQLALGQDAFGSIPRSVEEAVREARKGNILVMGGTVPGHTTDAVSALVAEGLKAKRIVNATSVDAAYSSDPKSNKEAVRFERLTHQQLYELVDKGSHSAGPSDIFDRKGAESALRSRIPIYIVNGRDLEELKAAIRGEKIKGTVVGD
- a CDS encoding D-aminoacyl-tRNA deacylase; protein product: MRLLLSSSTDVASLGIRDALLARSGWQTIAQFHGSPVFRRGEDILATSSSNHLFHDEIDKEFEMNINQNIDELVFLSRHKAVSEIPTLTVHAIGNFGNADYGGREGVLVESMPDAMTSALRQLVSSAKGLEFQVSFEVTHHGPYISKPAMFIEIGSSERQWSNKEAAEAIARTLLETRTLSSPKVIGIGGGHYAPRFTELALAKKVSFGHMIPNHFVDICDDNSLRRAIELALERTERANLVYIHKKSMSRARATHIKRMVKEMGVEVVDSSYFDEL
- a CDS encoding GNAT family N-acetyltransferase produces the protein MAQIVKLKKEDKGRVRALELFIIKEYMESILKRKWEELSPEFVEQLGATNDQAFKLYLESGLSYVAKEDDQIVGFIFAQKVQHMSNIPLSVWIESIGVHPSHRRQGIGYQLLRKVSLEAKKQGAKAVQSAIMPENAVSLMLHKKLGFFLDARRIAFLDLDTFK
- a CDS encoding biotin/lipoate A/B protein ligase family protein, whose protein sequence is MIWRLVDSDLCDPWRSVACDEAMLMARQRRLVPNTLHLYRRDRPTVSLGYFERAEEVLDMEAVRQHDVQVVRRASGGSAIYTDQGQIIYAVVLDEESVPHSPNETFALVCSGVIRGLERLGVKAEFKPINDILVNKRKISGSAQLRRAGVVLQHGTLLVSTDLDVMFKVLRMRKKGRSKDSITTLERELGEIPPLDKVKTALIQGFSEVFKVNILRGVLTHFEERMIKELVSSKYNNRDYTLAPPLSPSCNDVI
- the prf1 gene encoding peptide chain release factor aRF-1, giving the protein MAQVGETLTDRQKYDFKRALEEVRNLKGRGTELISVYIPPGKQISDVANYLRAEYSQSSNIKSSSTRKNVQGAIQSILARLKYFKEPPANGLVFFVGETAWVGDQTKMVQYVLEPPEPITSFLYRCDSEFYLEPLLEMLVEKKSYGLIVVDRSEATIGLLNGKRITVIRNIQSQVPSKHRMGGQSALRFERLIEIAANEFFKKIADAAAEAFLGRLDELVGILVGGPGATKNYFVEQGYLHHELQKRVLDTFDTGYTDEYGLKELVERAKEKLTDLDLMREKKLISKLLEEIRKSDGGLATYGEDQVREAVMMGAVSTVLISEALRKKRYTLECPSCGWKDKVTSEKPPQDQRCPSCGAVVIFDEGIDLVDDFFDIAEKMGSKVELISEDSEEGEMLLKAFGGIAALLRYRPGG